From Gossypium raimondii isolate GPD5lz chromosome 11, ASM2569854v1, whole genome shotgun sequence:
AGCACTTGGGATTGGAGGATTACCAAAGGTGAAAAGCTGACAATGCTTATTTTCCTGTTAGCAAATTTCTTTTGTAATGAAACTGCTTCTTTCCTTTTACATGCCACTTCTTGGTCAAGCATATACACGGAGTTGTTAACTGATATCTGATACATCATGTTGTTAACTGATTTGTGACGTATAGTTGTATCCTCCTTTCTTTGGCAATTCCAACCCATATGCTTCCGGTTGTCTCAGTGtttgtttatgaattattttactttcatatGTCGGTTTGATTACACAAGAACTTAAGGCTGATAGCTGAGACTGTCAGCAACCACTCAACCAAAACTTTTAATTAACATAGGTTCGACCGAAGCAATGATTATATACCCTAGAATGTCCCTTTCCTTgctaaaaatttcatcatgatATCACTGTGATCTTTATTGTGCGTTATTCAGGGCAGAATGGTTGAAATTTATGGGCGAGAAGCATCAGGCAAGACAACATTAGCACTTCATATAATCAAAGAAGCTCAGAAGCGTGGAGGTGGGGTTAACTTTTCCTCCCATACTATGGTGGTGGAATCACTTGAATATTGTAGTATAGTTGCACTTCTTTTGCCTAATTAGGGGAGCAAGAAACTGCTCTGTAACTAACTAGCCCCGGTTTATGTGTCGACATATAAACGGACTGAACAAGAGTAGATATAACATATATAGTCTATTTCTGGATATGaggataatataaaattaaatctgcCATAATCTTTTCAACTCGTTGTAAAGTTACAACTGGTAATTCAGTTTCAGAGGTcttggatttttcttttctggCTTAAATCGGTGCTGATCAATAAACCGGCTGGAAATTCTTTATACTTGATTGCCAACATGAAGACAGGTTTCAGTTACATTGATATTGTTCATTGGGATATGTGCAACTATGTTGCTTttactcttcatttttttcttgcAACACCTGTGCCTGGCACATATTTGGACATGGGTAGGGAGATATGACCCTCCAAAGATCCTCCAAATACATTGGAACGTACCTATGTTGGATGTATACCTGTATCCAACACTCATACCTGATTCCAAGTTACATAGATGAGTAACTTTATCTGCTATCTCTCCCTTTTTGTTTCCTTTGTCTGAAATTGGGAATTTGTCATCTCACTGCTGGTCTGAACCCTAGATTGCATGATCTTTTCTAACTCAAAAATCCCATAGAAATGAAACATCTTGTGGATCCTCATTCATTTCTAGCATCTGCCTTACATTTTAGCAGAATTTAGTAGGAAACATAGTTAGGAAGTTGATGCTAGGATTTCCCTGTATATCAGGGTTATACTTTAGTGTCTTTTACTTTGAATCCTAGTGAAACATGCTTTAAATATCCTAGTTATATTCCTAGCATGAAGACTTAGAAACTATACTGACATGTTATCAGCTTCCTTTTTTCACCTTATCAAGAGGAGGGTACTCGTGTTATTATAGTTCCATATTGGTTTCTTTAGTTCTAGTTTCATTTTTGTCTCATTGAATGATTCTTTCTGACAGGGTATTGTGCATATTTTGATGTGGAGAATGCTATGGACCCTTCACTTGCAGAAGCAATAGGTGTAAACACACAAAATCTTCTTATTTCACTTCCTGATTGTGCTGAGAATTTGCTTTGTGCTGTTGACACACTGACCAAAAGTGGATCTGTAGATGtgattgtggttgatagtgtaaGTATTTGTTCCTTTTTTTAAGTTACCCACACTATTGTCTATTCCATAAACTACATGCTATTGATTTTAACTTTCCATTTTGTTGGATACCTGATGATTTCATTGTCATCGTTCTTCTCTTACAAAAAACTGCTCATTCTGCATTCAGGATCTTCATTTGTATTTTGCCTTCTGGTCTGTAGTTTGTACTTGCTGGAGGCGTTCAGTGTCAATTGCTTGTTATGCCTTTTTTCAAAAGTGTTACTAACTATCCTCAATGAATGAGTTATGTAGGCCAAAGAGCAATAACGAAGAGGACATGCTTTTATCTTGATAGTCATATTGTGATAGGCCACCTCATCtatttaacatatatacaaTACAGTCCTTCCAAAGAGTAAAACTTGTTTTAATACTGTCATCACTGCATTGTTGAGAAATACAGTATTAGATTATATGTGATATCCTGAACTTTATGGACTTGCATTAAAATCATGCAACCAAGGTGGCAATCCCATCTTGCTTCGAAAAATATGTCAAGGATTCTATGCAATTGAACCCTgtttttaaagtaaattgggTATAGAGCCTTCTATGCTTAACTGCCGTAGCTTGAGGGCCTTCTCAAGTCCTTTATAAATGTGTACCTTGATTACAaagtgttaaaaaaaaagagattctAGGTCTTTGACTATTGCTTGTGTTAGATTTTAATGCTAACCATAAATGCCAGTTTTGGATAGTATGCTGAGAAATATCAGCAAGCATATGATAGATTCAATTCTTAGTTTGTACCCagcataaatattttaaatcgtGCTTACACTATTTTGGTAAGAATAATGCAGTGCACGGTTCTTTAAAAGGTCTTTACCTCAGAGTCTGAGCTATCAGGAAGATCAGAGATCAAGGAATTGGCCATGTAATGATAATTTTTCTACATTCCCAAAATTATAATTGTCATTGACCTTGTAAAGcttctaatttgttttattttgagtgCTTGGCTTGTAAACTAAGAGTAGCTTTAATGCATATGCTAATGTTGTAGTGCCACAGTTCATATGTGAATCCTCTTAcatattaattatgattaacATTCATAATTGCACAAATGGGTCTGTTCCGGTGCATGGTTTGGCTATTTTATAgtggcatatatatattatgtaggTTGACCTCTGCCAGTTTGCTGCTTTGAAGTCTTTGATATCTCTATTGTTTCTCTTCTCAATTTGGACACTAAATTCTCGATGCTTGGTATTCGCAGGTTGCTGCCCTTGTCCCTCAGTGTGAAATTGATGGTTCAATTGGTGACAATAAGCGTGATGTACAAGCGCGAATAATGACTCAAGCACTTCgaaaaatttcttcttctttatgcCGTTCTAatactcttattttatttcttaatcaGGTTGACACCTTGTCAAGCTCTCTCTGGTTTACACATGCACATGCATAAAACAAATTCGCATACACATATACACCGCAGATTTAAGTAGTAAGCTATGTCTTGTAGTACATATAATTCTTATCATTTACATTCAGGTCAGATATAATTCAAAACAAGGTCAAGCTTTTGGGCATATGGATGAGATCACTTGTGGAGGAAATGCCCTTAAATTTTATTCCGCAATACGGTTGAGGATGATAAGAACTGGATTGCTGAAGAATGAGGATAAGGTATAAATCTGCTAGTGTGATTTATGATATTCAATTGATGATAAGACATATcataaggaaaatattttcaaaatttattcgtTATGAAATGGTATATTGCTCCACTATGCTTGTTTTCTTAGAAGTGTAAGATATTATccgtatgtattttttaaaatgaatgtgTACTCTTTATTGTATGGTTGGCTAGTTTTTCATTGACTTAGAGGGAAGCTATATGATAATGCTAAGAGTAAATAACTTAAAATCCATGGATGGTATATTAATTTCGTATTCTGCTTGAATTTTACATTTAGCCACTGTTTTCAAAATGGGACCGGCTGGTCTGATAGGGAACCGGTCTAGAATAAGGGATTAGACTACTTGACACGTGGATCGGTATGAACCGAGCTAAAAAACTGGTTGGACTGGTGATCAGACCAGTTGGACCATTTTTtctcccttctttttttttaaattatgatttttttaaataatttattcaattgaattgGACAAACCAGTCAAATGATTGGATCAGGAAATGGTGGCCTGACTGGTTCGATTACTGGTCTGGTTTTGAAAACCTTGCATTTAGCTATCTTTGTGACTTTGAGTTCTCTGCAGATATTGTTGGCATGCGTTAATCTCATTTCCACCATCTATCCTTATTAGGTAACTGGCTTAGGTGTTTGTGTGCAAGTGGTGAAAAACAAGCTGGCACCTGTAATGCAGAAAGCCGAGCTCGGGATACAATTCGGCAGAGGGTTTTGCCGTGAATCCGAAGTCTTGGAGTTGGCATGCGAGTATGGAATCATCAACAAAGAAGGAAGCAACTACTACATTGAAGGTAGGATTTTTAGCGGTAAACAAGAAGCTGAACGATACTTGGCTGAAAAAGATGGTGTTCTTGAAAATATAGCCATGGATTTAAGAACTATACTATTCCAGAGGAAAATGTGATTGTGATAGACACCCTTAGCTGACTAAGGCATCGTAACCGAACTCATTTGAATTCAAACCGA
This genomic window contains:
- the LOC105761601 gene encoding DNA repair protein recA homolog 2, mitochondrial, encoding MAISFNSIVLNAMSRSPRLFPKFTRRDAITFVGASTRHLSSVGDVSEYQFDEFHDDNKEIKKDGALREALSQLAGDFGRESMLSFQRFFRSRHTPVISTGSLKLDLALGIGGLPKGRMVEIYGREASGKTTLALHIIKEAQKRGGYCAYFDVENAMDPSLAEAIGVNTQNLLISLPDCAENLLCAVDTLTKSGSVDVIVVDSVAALVPQCEIDGSIGDNKRDVQARIMTQALRKISSSLCRSNTLILFLNQVRYNSKQGQAFGHMDEITCGGNALKFYSAIRLRMIRTGLLKNEDKVTGLGVCVQVVKNKLAPVMQKAELGIQFGRGFCRESEVLELACEYGIINKEGSNYYIEGRIFSGKQEAERYLAEKDGVLENIAMDLRTILFQRKM